A genomic stretch from Campylobacter concisus includes:
- a CDS encoding flagellin: protein MKLGTYTANQASGNYYLDQAKNSEKKALNAISANSEIKASGANLQIAESLLSQTNVLNEGLVNANDMIGMLQIADSTLLNLSKSTDKIGELSSKLTNPTLSANEQKGIKGEINALRNAMNDSVKEAKFNGKNVFDAELGFFTGESTKNINLGTNALLNVKDDGSNTGEILKNINSLRSEIGSTQNAVFRGINALAARSVANANSIENLDSSDIAKSLEENLQANLKLHAASLAKAHDTTSLVAKLDKLLAE from the coding sequence ATGAAGTTAGGAACTTATACTGCAAACCAGGCTTCAGGAAACTATTATTTAGATCAAGCAAAAAATAGCGAGAAGAAGGCACTAAATGCTATCTCTGCAAACAGTGAGATCAAAGCATCAGGTGCAAATTTGCAAATCGCAGAGAGTTTGCTTTCACAAACAAATGTCTTGAACGAAGGTTTAGTAAATGCAAACGATATGATTGGAATGCTTCAGATCGCTGACTCAACACTTTTAAATTTAAGTAAAAGTACAGATAAAATAGGTGAACTTTCAAGCAAACTCACAAATCCTACTCTCTCAGCAAATGAACAAAAAGGCATAAAGGGCGAAATCAACGCACTAAGAAATGCTATGAATGATAGCGTGAAAGAAGCTAAATTTAATGGCAAAAACGTATTTGATGCTGAGCTTGGATTTTTTACAGGCGAGAGTACAAAAAATATAAATTTGGGCACAAATGCTCTTTTAAATGTAAAAGATGACGGCTCAAATACAGGTGAAATTTTAAAAAATATAAATTCGCTTCGTTCAGAGATCGGATCAACACAAAATGCTGTATTTAGGGGCATAAACGCTCTAGCAGCAAGAAGTGTGGCAAATGCTAATAGTATAGAGAATCTTGATAGTAGCGATATAGCAAAGAGCTTGGAAGAAAATTTACAAGCAAATTTAAAGCTACATGCTGCATCTTTGGCTAAAGCTCACGATACTACGAGTTTGGTCGCAAAACTAGATAAACTTCTAGCTGAATAA
- the hisD gene encoding histidinol dehydrogenase: MKFLHSSDADFESKFSQLVRRSDNDISAVMPVVASVIDEIRKDGDSALFAQITKFDKFNVTGKNDIIIDVKEMEAAYNSLDNALRVALNLAHDRIKSYHERTKPSDWTYKDEHDILLGAKYTAVDRAGLYIPGGKAAYPSSLLMNAIPAIVAGVKEIVVCTPAPNGKVNTLLLAAMHLCGIKTAFKIGGASAIAAMAYGTTTVPKVDVITGPGNIYVATAKKLVYGDVNIDMIAGPSEIGVIADDSADPRHIAIDMLSQAEHDEIASAFLITPVEAFARAVQRHIEDELKTLKREPIASASIRNKAAIIVAKDLKECFVLMNELAVEHLEIATNDALSYIDDVTHAGAMFFGHFTPEAMGDYIAGPNHTLPTGGSARFYSPLGVENFMKRSSIISVSRKGIMHLGKSCMQLAEAEGLTAHKRSVAVRLEE, encoded by the coding sequence ATGAAATTTTTACACAGCAGCGACGCTGACTTTGAGAGTAAATTTTCGCAGCTTGTTAGACGAAGTGATAATGACATAAGTGCTGTAATGCCAGTGGTTGCTAGCGTAATAGACGAGATAAGAAAAGATGGCGATAGTGCACTTTTTGCCCAGATAACAAAATTTGATAAATTTAACGTCACAGGCAAAAACGACATAATAATTGACGTAAAAGAGATGGAAGCGGCCTACAACTCTCTAGATAACGCCCTAAGAGTAGCTTTAAATTTAGCCCACGATAGGATAAAAAGCTATCATGAGCGCACAAAGCCAAGTGACTGGACCTACAAAGATGAGCACGACATATTACTTGGGGCAAAATACACAGCGGTTGATCGTGCAGGCCTTTATATCCCAGGTGGCAAAGCGGCTTATCCTAGCTCGCTTCTTATGAATGCGATCCCAGCGATCGTAGCCGGCGTAAAAGAGATCGTAGTTTGCACCCCAGCACCAAATGGCAAGGTAAATACCTTGCTTCTTGCTGCAATGCACCTATGCGGCATCAAAACAGCCTTTAAAATAGGCGGTGCAAGTGCGATCGCAGCGATGGCATATGGAACTACAACGGTGCCAAAAGTTGATGTCATCACAGGACCTGGTAATATCTACGTGGCGACTGCCAAAAAGCTAGTTTATGGTGACGTAAATATCGATATGATTGCTGGTCCAAGTGAGATAGGAGTGATCGCTGATGATAGCGCTGATCCTCGCCATATAGCTATCGATATGCTCTCTCAAGCCGAGCACGACGAGATAGCAAGTGCCTTTTTGATAACACCAGTAGAGGCTTTTGCAAGAGCGGTACAAAGACACATCGAAGATGAGCTAAAGACGCTAAAACGTGAGCCAATCGCAAGTGCAAGCATAAGAAATAAAGCTGCAATAATAGTGGCAAAAGATTTAAAAGAGTGTTTTGTCCTCATGAATGAGCTTGCTGTTGAGCATCTAGAGATCGCTACAAACGATGCTTTAAGTTATATTGATGATGTGACTCATGCGGGCGCTATGTTTTTTGGACACTTTACGCCTGAAGCGATGGGGGATTATATCGCTGGACCAAATCACACATTGCCAACTGGCGGAAGCGCGAGATTTTACTCACCGCTTGGAGTTGAAAATTTCATGAAGAGAAGCTCTATCATTTCAGTGAGTAGAAAAGGTATCATGCATCTTGGCAAATCATGTATGCAGCTAGCCGAAGCCGAAGGGCTAACTGCTCATAAAAGATCAGTTGCAGTGAGACTAGAAGAGTAA
- a CDS encoding pyridoxal-phosphate dependent enzyme has translation MIDKICLRGREFWLLRDDLLGEFNGNKARKLEYFLNADLGGIKAIVSHGSSQSNAMYSLSLFAKIKGLKFYYVISHLSSNLEQDPVGNFKFALENGMEIFIKEEREKFAKELAKSQNALFINEGVAQSEAELGFIAQANEINEWSKKSGIRPDIFLPSGTGTSACYLAKHTDLSVYTTPCVGDSDYLKKQIYELDKNSKVQILNPPKKYHFGNLYPELYEIWLEICKSGVEFDLVYDPVGFITLFANLDKLGDQILYIHQGGILGNITQKQRYERKLKIKDHK, from the coding sequence GTGATTGATAAAATTTGCTTAAGAGGACGAGAATTTTGGCTTTTAAGAGATGATCTGCTAGGCGAGTTTAACGGCAACAAAGCAAGAAAGCTAGAGTATTTTTTAAACGCTGATCTTGGCGGCATCAAAGCCATCGTTTCTCACGGCTCAAGCCAGTCAAATGCGATGTATAGCTTAAGCCTTTTTGCTAAGATAAAGGGGCTTAAATTTTACTACGTCATATCTCATCTTAGCTCAAATTTAGAGCAAGATCCAGTTGGAAATTTCAAATTTGCACTTGAAAATGGCATGGAAATTTTTATAAAAGAGGAACGTGAGAAATTTGCTAAAGAGCTGGCAAAGAGCCAAAATGCACTTTTTATAAATGAGGGCGTGGCGCAAAGTGAAGCCGAGCTTGGCTTTATCGCGCAGGCAAATGAGATAAATGAGTGGAGCAAAAAAAGTGGGATAAGGCCTGATATTTTTTTACCATCAGGCACAGGTACAAGTGCTTGCTATCTGGCAAAGCATACCGATCTTAGCGTTTATACTACTCCATGTGTAGGGGATAGTGACTATCTAAAAAAACAAATTTATGAGCTAGATAAAAATAGCAAGGTGCAAATTTTAAATCCGCCAAAGAAGTATCATTTTGGGAATTTATACCCAGAGCTTTATGAGATTTGGCTAGAGATTTGCAAAAGTGGCGTGGAATTTGACCTAGTATATGACCCTGTTGGCTTCATCACGCTTTTTGCAAATTTAGATAAGCTTGGGGACCAAATTTTATACATCCACCAGGGCGGAATTTTAGGTAACATTACACAAAAGCAAAGATATGAGAGAAAACTAAAAATAAAGGATCACAAATGA